A portion of the Candidatus Delongbacteria bacterium genome contains these proteins:
- a CDS encoding WYL domain-containing protein — protein sequence MSQMERIFFINRRIKKYGYVKVRDTASLFSVNERTIRRDIEYMRDRIDAPIVYDFYKKAFVYTEEFKLFENLDEQMIIFYSLLKGMLKTMKYLPVVSDEIMDKISSSMSKEYNSISDLVHFEITDYEAPNIPFFEKVFNALITGNLLYIFYVNIDGKKTKRKIQPLRLINYSGKWYIAAFCTTADDYRIFAISRISYIEILNEENSLELQKSEIEKFIGSSFGIFKSTTLENVTIKFTGIAMSIVNGQIWHNDQKIVSDKDSEELIMELPVGNFTELLGRVMSFGANAEVVSPDKYREIWLKSIKETYYKYKDIINERN from the coding sequence ATGAGTCAAATGGAAAGAATTTTCTTCATCAATAGAAGAATAAAAAAATATGGTTATGTCAAAGTAAGGGATACAGCATCCCTGTTTTCTGTAAATGAAAGGACTATTAGAAGAGACATTGAATATATGCGAGATCGAATTGACGCTCCCATTGTATATGATTTTTATAAAAAAGCCTTCGTTTATACGGAAGAGTTTAAACTCTTCGAAAACCTAGATGAACAAATGATAATATTTTACTCACTTCTTAAAGGAATGCTAAAAACTATGAAATATCTTCCCGTTGTTTCTGATGAGATTATGGATAAGATTTCCAGTAGTATGTCTAAAGAATACAATTCCATTTCAGATCTAGTACATTTTGAAATCACTGATTATGAAGCTCCAAATATTCCCTTTTTTGAGAAGGTTTTTAATGCTCTAATTACCGGAAATCTTTTATACATCTTTTATGTAAACATTGATGGTAAAAAAACTAAACGGAAAATTCAGCCCTTAAGACTGATAAATTACTCTGGTAAATGGTACATTGCCGCTTTTTGCACTACTGCTGATGATTACAGAATTTTTGCCATATCCAGGATTAGCTATATTGAAATTTTAAACGAAGAAAATAGCCTTGAACTTCAAAAAAGTGAAATTGAAAAATTCATTGGAAGTAGTTTTGGGATTTTTAAAAGTACTACTCTGGAAAATGTTACTATAAAATTTACTGGAATAGCTATGTCTATTGTCAATGGACAAATCTGGCATAATGATCAAAAAATTGTTTCAGATAAAGATAGTGAAGAACTGATTATGGAATTACCAGTTGGAAACTTTACTGAACTCTTGGGAAGAGTCATGTCTTTTGGTGCAAATGCTGAAGTTGTTTCTCCAGATAAATATAGAGAGATATGGCTAAAAAGTATAAAAGAAACATATTATAAGTACAAGGATATTATTAATGAGAGAAATTAA